A window of Sulfobacillus thermosulfidooxidans contains these coding sequences:
- the rplU gene encoding 50S ribosomal protein L21: MHWINATVMDGIGGFSVYAVIETGGKQYRVTPGQELLIEKLPLDEGNEYTFDRLLLVVDDNGQPIVGTPYVQGANVVGTIVRQERGEKILVFKYKPKSNYRRRQGHRQYLTRVRIDRINATV, translated from the coding sequence ATGCATTGGATTAATGCCACGGTGATGGATGGAATAGGGGGATTTAGTGTGTACGCGGTAATTGAGACAGGGGGAAAGCAATATCGGGTGACCCCTGGACAAGAACTTTTGATAGAAAAGTTGCCCCTCGATGAAGGCAATGAATATACGTTTGATCGTTTGCTATTGGTTGTCGATGATAATGGACAGCCCATTGTGGGCACGCCATATGTCCAAGGCGCCAATGTGGTGGGCACCATCGTCCGACAAGAACGTGGTGAAAAAATCTTGGTATTCAAATATAAGCCCAAGAGTAACTACCGACGTCGCCAAGGTCATCGCCAGTACTTAAC